The Pochonia chlamydosporia 170 chromosome 1, whole genome shotgun sequence genome window below encodes:
- a CDS encoding Borealin-lik (similar to Metarhizium robertsii ARSEF 23 XP_007820131.1), with amino-acid sequence MAPVRNKKRVSDQSTTSKRQGTTTDTKVPVKSPSTPHDRSPIKKRKMGLSALQKQALIDNLQLEVTERARRLRAQYQLQAQGLRSRIEIRINRIPMSLRKLKMGDLILKYSEQEQARLVTRPPPVPAKDTPRSSPQRTLPARTQAASRGYKRMSSEIAGDKENDLEHMDGAKKRPRADAGRVRPNQVLSPTSSNSRLANRERPASPTKPQIPRPGSPLKSTTASRAAASSVLTSMVEKAKATRSRGTRKVTTTSETSSTSHGTTTSKARRPAAAATGGRVPASRPATRTGRRPSETSETSEGSAGTVVRKPSAAKKTAPAASRTTVMGTIRKGVTGATAKRTAAKAAAATAAPPSTTTASGRVLRKRG; translated from the exons ATGGCTCCCGTAAGAAATAAGAAGAGGGTCTCGGACcaatccaccacctcaaaGAGGCAGGGTACAACCACAGACACGAAAGTACCAGTCAAGAGCCCATCAACACCTCATGATAGAAGCCCAATCAAGAAGCGCAAGATGGGACTCAGCGCCTTGCAAAAGCAGGCGCTGATAGATAACCTCCAGCTTGAAG TCACTGAACGGGCGAGACGGCTTCGTGCGCAATACCAGCTTCAAGCGCAAGGTCTACGGTCACGAATCGAGATCCGAATCAACAGAATCCCCATGTCCCTGCGAAAGCTAAAAATGGGTGACCTCATCCTAAAGTATTCAGAACAGGAGCAGGCCAGACTTGTTACCCGGCCTCCCCCAGTGCCTGCCAAGGACACACCGCGCTCTAGCCCACAGCGAACGCTACCAGCTCGTACACAGGCTGCCAGCCGCGGATACAAGCGCATGAG CAGTGAAATTGCCGGAGACAAGGAAAATGATCTGGAACACATGGACGGAGCCAAGAAGAGACCCAGAGCAGACGCTGGACGTGTCAGACCTAACCAAGTTCTgtcaccaacttcatcaaaCTCTCGCCTTGCAAATCGTGAAAGACCCGCGTCACCTACGAAGCCACAAATCCCTCGGCCGGGCTCTCCCTTGAAATCTACGACGGCTTCACGCGCCGCCGCCTCAAGTGTACTCACCAGCATGGTcgaaaaggccaaggctacGCGCAGCAGAGGGACCAGAAAGGTGACCACAACCTCGGAAACGAGTTCCACGTCTCATGGaacgacaacatcaaagGCACGACGACCCGCGGCCGCAGCAACCGGTGGTAGAGTACCCGCGTCTCGACCAGCAACCCGAACTGGCCGACGTCCTAGTGAGACGAGCGAGACCAGCGAGGGGAGTGCCGGCACCGTAGTCAGAAAACCAAGTGCCGCCAAAAAGACGGCGCCAGCAGCTTCGCGTACTACGGTGATGGGGACTATCCGAAAAGGTGTCACTGGTGCCACGGCCAAGAGGACAGCAGCAAaggcagcggcggcgacggcagCACCTCCGTCCACAACAACTGCGAGTGGTAGGGTATTGCGAAAGCGAGGATAG
- a CDS encoding von Willebrand factor, type A (similar to Metarhizium robertsii ARSEF 23 XP_007820130.1): MVLEAVMVVVDNSESSRNGDYQPTRFDSQVDAVNVLFQSITQGNPESSVGLMSMGGKGPEVLVTLTTEQGKILEGLHRTKKKIGGSSHLKTGIQVATLALKHRQNRSQRQRIIVFICSPIEENEKELTQLAKKMKKGNISVDFILFGNLDDDDTQKKLQAFNDAVKGSEGSHLVVIPPSSKLLSDQLVATPILLGEGASASGGGGGGMSGSNDEFEFGFDPAMEPELALALRMSMEEEKARQEKRAREEEEAAKKASLEGVKEEDESGPSGSGDKKDGGDKMDTS, encoded by the exons ATGGTTCTCGAGGCGGTAATGGTTGTCGTGGACAACAGCGAGAGCAGCAGAAACGGAGACTACCAACCCACGAGATTCGACTCACAAGTTGACGCCGTCAATGTCCTCTTCCAGAGCATCACTCAAGGCAACCCCGAATCGTCAGTCGGATTGATGAGCATGGGAGGCAAGGGTCCTGAGGTGCTCGTCACGCTGACCACGGAGCAAGGCAAGATCTTGGAGGGTCTGCATCggacaaagaagaagattggcgGCTCGTCTCACCTCAAGACGGGCATCCAAGTTGCTACG CTCGCCTTGAAGCACCGACAGAACCGATCCCAGCGACAGCGAATAATAGTCTTCATCTGCTCGCCAATCGAAGAGAATGAAAAGGAGCTAACACAactggcaaagaagatgaagaagggtAATATTTCCGTAGACTTTATCCTGTTTGGCAACctcgatgacgacgacacacagaagaagctgcaggcGTTCAACGATGCCGTCAAAGGCAGTGAGGGTTCGCACTTGGTCGTCATCCCCCCCAGTAGCAAGCTGCTTAGCGACCAGCTCGTGGCCACGCCTATATTACTTGGCGAGGGAGCCTCGGCgtctggcggcggcggcggcggcatgaGCGGAAGCAAcgatgagtttgagtttGGCTTCGATCCTGCCATGGAACCTGAGCTGGCCCTCGCTCTGCGTATGAGTATGGAGGAGGAAAAGGCCAggcaagaaaagagagcccgtgaagaagaagaggcggcCAAAAAGGCATCACTCGAGGGCGtcaaggaggaagatgagtctggtccatccgGGAGCGGGGACAAGAAGGACGGTGGTGATAAGATGGACACATCGTAA
- a CDS encoding density-regulated protein DRP1 (similar to Beauveria bassiana ARSEF 2860 XP_008595397.1), translated as MYVKFDVGEAQGGWCQLLPEVWSGLTSWRQLPGGTLNPCPSINQPRTNFTPPYALRELETLQELKRLQLQQQSAVMADVEQQPEVSAEPQARHVTYCGVCTLPPEYCEYGGTVKKCQEWLEKNNKEMYDRIWSAEALEAATASLSIEAQKRAAKDAQKKAAKAEAAEAKQADKMANSVVTIKRIERNKKKFVTAVIGLEAFGLELKKVHLPPSKLLFTCSPGTNNIIYKVAKDLGKKFATGSSVTKLPSGGEEIVVQGDVSDELEEFILEKYKEIPADNIELVDDKKKKKAT; from the exons ATGTATGTGAAATTCGATGTTGGTGAGGCCCAAGGCGGTTGGTGTCAATTGCTGCCTGAGGTTTGGTCGGGGCTCACCAGCTGGCGACAGCTGCCCGgcggaacattgaacccatgCCCCTCCATCAACCAACCTCGTACCAATTTTACCCCGCCATATGCGCTACGTGAGCTCGAGACTTTGCAAGAGCTCAAgcgccttcaactccaacaacagTCTGCAGTAATGGCAGACGTAGAACAACAACCAGAAGTCTCGGCTGAGCCTCAAGCCAGACATGTAACATACTGCGGTG TTTGCACACTGCCACCAGAG TACTGCGAATATGGAGGAACCGTAAAAAAGTGCCAGGAATGGCTagaaaagaacaacaagGAAATGTATGACCGGATCTGGTCTGCCG AGGCCCTGGAAGCTGCAACTGCATCCCTATCCATCGAGGCACAAAAGAGAGCTGCCAAAGATGCCCAGAAGAAGGCTGCAAAGGCGGAGGCTGCGGAGGCGAAGCAGGcagacaagatggccaaCAGCGTCGTAACGATTAAGCGTATCGAGCGGAATAAGAAGAAGTTTGTCACGGCTGTTATTGGACTGGAGGCTTTTGGACTCGAGCTGAAAAAGGTTCATCTTCCCCCATCAAAGCTTCTATTTACGTGCTCTCCCGGTACTAATAATATCATCTACAAGGTTGCCAAGGATCTCGGCAAAAAGTTTGCTACCGGCTCATCCGTCACCAAGCTGCCCAgcggaggagaagaaattgTGGTCCAGGGTGACGTTAGCGACGAGCTGGAAGAGTTTATTTTGGAAAAGTACAAGGAGATACCCGcagacaacattgagcttgtcgacgacaagaagaagaagaaggcaacgTAA
- a CDS encoding RTA1 domain-containing protein (similar to Aspergillus oryzae RIB40 XP_001823309.2), whose protein sequence is MDGKYVDGSAWFYEPNKIAPIVFTVAFGISTILHFWQCIKYSSFKITALHPFACVLFTVGFALREVGAHHYKQTVPYIVSTILIYSAPPILELANFHVLGRILYYVPYHAPLHPGRTLTTFGSLSFVVEVLNGLGIAWVAQPTVKENLHNVGHGLLKASLLLQLFVIVLFLGTAGTFHYRCARGGVLTRATRFPLVTMYTSSLLVFVRCVYRTVEYFSSESMYGAKSVDELNALSPIIRYEWFFYVFEASLMLVNEGLWNVMHPRRFLPRDYHVYLAKDGKTELQGPGWEDERGFLMTMIDPLGCMDRGKKEAPFWETDGIGKPGN, encoded by the exons ATGGACGGCAAATATG TGGACGGAAGTGCCTGGTTCTACGAACCCAACAAGATAGCCCCCATCGTCTTCACCGTTGCCTTTGGCATCTCAACCATTCTTCACTTCTGGCAATGCAT TAAATacagcagcttcaaaatCACCGCCCTCCACCCCTTTGCCTGCGTCCTCTTCACCGTCGGCTTCGCCCTGCGAGAAGTAGGCGCCCACCACTACAAGCAGACGGTGCCTTACATCGTCAGCACCATCCTCATCTACTCGGCGCCGCCCATTCTCGAGCTCGCCAACTTTCACGTCCTGGGCCGTATTCTCTACTACGTGCCCTACCATGCTCCGCTCCACCCCGGCCGGACACTCACCACCTTTGGCTCGCTCTCCTTTGTCGTCGAGGTCCTCAACGGCCTCGGCATTGCGTGGGTTGCCCAGCCCACTGTCAAGGAGAACCTGCACAATGTCGGACACGGCCTCCTCAAGGCGTCATTGCTTCTGCAGCTattcgtcatcgtcttgtTTCTCGGCACGGCAGGCACCTTTCACTACCGTTGCGCCCGGGGCGGCGTCCTCACAAGGGCTACCAGGTTCCCCCTCGTCACTATGTACACCTCTTCGCTGCTGGTTTTTGTGCGATGCGTGTACCGCACCGTCGAGTACTTTAGCTCCGAGTCCATGTATGGCGCCAAGTCGGTGGATGAGCTGAATGCCTTGAGCCCGATTATCCGCTACGAGTGGTTCTTCTATGTGTTTGAGGCGTCGCTCATGCTAGTGAATGAGGGACTTTGGAACGTGATGCATCCGAGGAGGTTTCTTCCTAGGGATTATCACGTGTATTTGGCAAAGGATGGCAAGACGGAGCTCCAGGGTCCGGGCTGGGAGGATGAAAGAGGGTTTTTGATGACAATGATTGATCCATTGGGATGTATGGATAGGGGTAAGAAGGAGGCGCCGTTTTGGGAGACGGATGGAATCGGGAAGCCTGGGAATTGA
- a CDS encoding verprolin (similar to Verticillium alfalfae VaMs.102 XP_003004014.1), which yields MADTLRLPPSSFQSREPSLGRRPKRLLNPIIEEDSDDGRVQNAGMSQQRRRGDTSQLKIEAWLSPMSDHFPTPRGIHYLAAPVLPSSPSTVSGDGSSPTTSSNPWNRASVATENTEFEDLYDVSEEEDEDDMARRYQQHSTGRFARGPGVAGQPSSKQPTRLIIPANRHDRDEAWSAVDELKKITSPVPLTPSAQLPMSPAQMDFIGKQQALEVPTISAPPSLDGSLSSEQLAAMSAPPTPVIGNDEDTTEETAWTGVHLQPDALATLHALSGGDGSEADDEHLHQRPVQVIDVSMAPVAVEMRQQPLRLVTSFVPRTTSGTIHSPNPIRQSLAGLTRLDIPSPSGFFSGLSPRTRTTWHPPSKSPVEMPPPTSTTAEQFYRCPWNIDLSVPPLPKRPDSAEGFYRSVNISSAPVEQVIEVQDDDDDVTDGMPTARPVIQHQDSNDSGETIKAPAPSSPTKVAEEAPVEIVVDYDPDYARKQQKEALSHLDRTELWLMAQRAYLKGVDDDADGDNAALKTIEEAPEEEEEEVRPEPEPPSESLPKKKVVRFSNVITTTLQPKRLPSKLLRQESAYYRAFQDYIVRTHLQDVFVQQLSRFEALQAQRTALRETHRNQLLGKYQLSVVPQSAKKRLSANVARGDHILTDDPEKLRKEKEYEAMNQMTMATWHVAALKFLNGGRLIMAPVTKRLARLSHLALPSKDGGVARDRARILDLGGQSTCDWAWHCALQYPNTKIYTVTTKAIRQLSNSNVRGPPNHRQVAVERLSKLPFANDQFDLISARELHGILKFVGENGEDEWESCLQECMRVLKPGGYLEFSIMDSDIINAGPLGLAKSVEFGFALKTLGYDPSPSKMWLGRLARAGFDNVRRAWVCLPVGAKRKMSIPPTPPLKDDVSIKSGGKVCQMDAMVMGSSDNIANVCSIVGGWSWERWLLRCEMEKVAGEMRLVDTVTTGAAMKEAGKCLEGVHAVMEEGRSCKAGLRMLNGYARKPKRCSDVIQIALAQ from the coding sequence ATGGCCGACACTCTCCGCCTGCCGCCGAGCAGCTTTCAGTCTCGTGAGCCTTCGCTGGGTCGAAGACCAAAGAGACTGCTTAATCCTATAATAGAAGAAGATAGTGATGATGGCCGTGTTCAGAATGCAGGAATGAGCCAACAAAGGAGACGCGGCGACACTTCCCAGTTGAAGATTGAGGCTTGGCTTTCGCCAATGAGTGATCATTTCCCGACTCCGAGGGGAATTCACTACCTCGCCGCCCCCGTCCTTCCGTCATCACCGTCCACAGTATCGGGAGATGGTAGCTCTCCCACAACGTCGTCGAACCCGTGGAATCGAGCCAGCGTCGCCACAGAGAATACCGAGTTTGAGGATCTTTACGACGTGTccgaagaggaggatgaggatgacatGGCACGGCGCTATCAGCAACACTCGACGGGCAGATTTGCTCGTGGCCCAGGGGTAGCCGGTCAGCCATCATCAAAGCAGCCAACCCGTCTCATCATTCCAGCAAATCGACATGATCGTGACGAAGCTTGGTCTGCGGTAGACGAGCTCAAGAAAATCACTTCGCCAGTCCCCCTTACCCCCTCGGCCCAGCTACCCATGTCACCGGCGCAAATGGACTTTATCGGAAAACAGCAAGCGCTTGAAGTGCCGACTATTTCGGCGCCGCCTTCTCTTGACGGAAGTCTGTCGTCTGAGCAGCTTGCTGCCATGAGCGCACCGCCAACGCCAGTAATTGGCAACGATGAGGACACAACAGAGGAGACGGCCTGGACAGGCGTTCACCTTCAGCCTGATGCGCTCGCAACGCTACACGCCTTGTCTGGAGGAGACGGCTCCGAGGCAGACGACGAACACCTACACCAACGTCCTGTACAGGTAATCGATGTTTCCATGGCCCCGGTGGCCGTCGAGATGCGACAGCAACCCTTGCGCTTGGTGACGAGCTTTGTGCCTCGGACAACTTCAGGCACGATACATTCGCCCAATCCCATCCGACAGTCTCTTGCAGGCTTGACAAGACTGGATATTCCCTCTCCTAGTGGCTTCTTTTCGGGGCTGTCTCCGCGAACCAGGACCACCTGGCATCCGCCCAGCAAGTCTCCTGTAGAGATGCCTCCCCCAACCTCGACCACGGCTGAGCAGTTTTATCGATGCCCGTGGAACATTGACCTCTCTGTGCCGCCACTCCCAAAACGCCCCGACTCTGCCGAGGGCTTCTACAGAAGCGTCAACATATCGTCCGCGCCTGTTGAGCAGGTTATTGAAGTacaagatgacgacgacgatgtgACTGACGGTATGCCCACCGCACGACCCGTGATTCAACATCAGGATTCCAACGATTCCGGTGAGACCATCAAAGCGCCAGccccatcatcgccaaccaaGGTTGCCGAGGAGGCGCCGGTCGAGATTGTTGTCGACTACGATCCCGACTATGCCAGgaagcagcaaaaggagGCTCTGTCTCATCTGGATCGCACTGAGCTGTGGCTCATGGCACAGAGGGCGTACCTCAAGGGGgtcgacgacgatgccgatGGCGACAATGCGGCTCTCAAGACCATTGAAGAAGCAccagaagaggaggaggaagaagtgcGGCCCGAGCCTGAGCCCCCGTCCGAGTCTctgccaaagaagaaggttgttCGGTTTTCCAATGTCATCACAACCACCCTGCAGCCAAAGCGCCTCCCCTCCAAGCTTCTTCGGCAAGAGTCAGCCTACTACAGAGCCTTTCAAGACTACATTGTCCGGACACACCTTCAAGACGTATTTGTCCAGCAGCTTTCTCGCTTCGAGGCCCTCCAAGCTCAGCGAACAGCCCTGCGCGAGACCCATCGCAACCAGCTTCTGGGCAAGTATCAGCTGAGTGTTGTTCCCCAGTCGGCAAAGAAGCGTCTCAGCGCCAATGTGGCCAGAGGCGACCACATCTTGACGGATGATCCTGAAAAGCTgcgcaaggagaaggaatACGAGGCCATGAACCAGATGACCATGGCGACCTGGCACGTGGCTGCCCTCAAGTTTCTAAACGGCGGGCGCCTGATTATGGCACCGGTTACCAAACGACTGGCTCGACTCTCCCATTTGGCTCTCCCCAGCAAGGATGGCGGTGTTGCTCGCGATAGGGCTCGAATTCTCGATCTTGGAGGTCAGTCGACGTGCGATTGGGCATGGCACTGCGCCCTTCAGTACCCAAACACCAAGATTTACACGGTGACGACCAAGGCCATTCGCCAGCTTTCAAATTCCAACGTCCGAGGCCCTCCAAATCACCGCCAAGTTGCCGTAGAGCGCCTTTCCAAGCTGCCTTTTGCGAATGACcaatttgatttgatctCGGCTCGCGAGCTTCATGGAATACTCAAATTTGTCGGCGAGAATGGCGAAGACGAGTGGGAGAGCTGCCTGCAAGAGTGCATGCGAGTTCTCAAGCCCGGTGGCTACTTGGAGTTCTCCATCATGGACtccgacatcatcaatgccggGCCGCTTGGTCTTGCCAAGAGCGTAGAGTTTGGCTTTGCACTCAAAACCTTGGGTTACGATCCAAGTCCGTCAAAAATGTGGCTCGGCCGACTGGCTCGCGCGGGATTTGACAATGTCCGTCGTGCCTGGGTGTGTCTTCCGGTAGGTGCCAAGCGCAAGATGAGCATCccgccaacaccacccttAAAGGATGACGTCTCGATCAAGAGCGGCGGCAAGGTGTGTCAAATGGATGCCATGGTCATGGGTAGCAGTGACAATATTGCCAATGTCTGCAGCATCGTGGGCGGCTGGAGCTGGGAACGGTGGCTCCTCCGGTGtgagatggaaaaggtgGCGGGCGAGATGCGCCTGGTAGATACTGTGACGACTGGGGCGGCGATGAAGGAGGCGGGTAAGTGCCTCGAGGGAGTACATGCGGTGATGGAGGAGGGAAGAAGTTGCAAGGCTGGCCTCCGGATGCTCAATGGCTATGCGAGGAAGCCCAAGCGGTGCAGTGATGTGATTCAAATTGCACTGGCGCAGTGA
- a CDS encoding cis-golgi transport protein particle complex subunit (similar to Trichoderma reesei QM6a XP_006967180.1), translating to MSLKTVLALIIINKAGGLVYNKTFHEAGLNKISTNDYLVLAGTFHGVHAITARLNPIKPIAPHPGTNGVANRPEPSSGLEVLETENFRLQCFTTMTGTKFLLFTDSTQANVDVTIRRIYDLYSDYVMKNPFYSLEMPIRCDIFDRKLLSYIREINNR from the exons ATGAGCCTCAA GACTGTCCTtgccctcatcatcatcaacaaggccGGTGGCTTAGTCTACAACAAGACATTCCACGAAGCTGGTCTCAACAAGATTAGCACAAACGACTACCTAGTCCTGGCGGGAACATTCCACGG CGTCcacgccatcaccgccagaCTCAATCCCATCAAGCCCATAGCCCCCCACCCAGGTACCAATGGCGTAGCCAACCGGCCAGAGCCCTCATCGGGGTTGGAAGTCTTGGAAACTGAGAATTTCCGGCTTCAATGCTTCACTACCATGACGGGAACCAAGTTTCTCTTGTTTACGGATTCTACGCAGGCGAATGTGGATGTTACGATTAGGAGGATATACGACCTGTATTCGGACTATGTTATGAAGAATCCCTTTTATTCGTTGGAGATGCCTATCCGGTGTGATATATTTGACAGGAAATTACTGTCGTACATTAGAGAGATTAACAATCGATAA
- a CDS encoding signal transduction response regulator, receiver domain-containing protein (similar to Metarhizium robertsii ARSEF 23 XP_007820135.1) → MSLSNATPTITITTPQPANSTLYARLISYQANGDAGLQDIATPWIPVDDQSTSASDEASIQQLADSLISAYTDDLRFVKGPIQLCISPLDEAPNNHISMPSGTTETLTDPITAGQLVASLTKWISRWRSWQHSSCIHSALISAEPSITASGPVTSLERAADPARLQRTCNPRKHPELWVNPSSVRDEEPWVSPNPDPRAILIAEDNQINCIVLCKMLFKLGVNFKIAENGQEAFDEYTRDPERYWCVFMDLSMPVVDGYTSSRWIREFEKERGLEPCVLVRMHYGPVEDGPRADVFDYFLDKPIMMSRISGILNAEKERELRRAGCIGSG, encoded by the exons ATGAGTCTGTCAAATGCAACTCCTACCATCACAATCACCACACCACAACCCGCAAACTCAACCCTCTACGCCCGCCTCATCAGCTACCAAGCCAACGGCGATGCCGGCCTCCAAGACATAGCAACACCATGGATCCCCGTGGACGATCAAAGCACGTCTGCCTCAGATGAAGCCAGTATCCAACAACTCGCAGATAGTCTCATTTCTGCATACACGGATGACTTGCGGTTCGTCAAAGGCCCCATCCAGCTGTGTATAAGCCCGCTCGACGAAGCACCCAACAACCATATTTCCATGCCATCTGGCACCACGGAGACCTTAACTGACCC CATAACGGCCGGCCAACTCGTCGCCAGCCTCACAAAATGGATCTCCCGCTGGCGCTCCTGGCAGCACTCCTCCTGCATCCACTCAGCCCTCATATCCGCAGAACCATCCATCACGGCCAGTGGCCCCGTCACATCCCTTGAACGCGCCGCCGACCCTGCCCGCCTCCAGAGGACGTGTAATCCCAGAAAACACCCCGAGCTATGGGTAAATCCATCCAGTGTCAGAGATGAAGAGCCATGGGTCTCTCCCAACCCCGACCCGCGGGCTATCCTCATCGCAGAGGACAACCAGATTAACTGTATAGTTTTATGCAAGATGTTGTTCAAGCTGGGTGTGAATTTCAAGATTGCAGAAAACGGCCAAGAGGCATTTGATGAGTACACGCGCGATCCGGAGCGGTATTGGTGCGTGTTTATGGATCTGAGCATGCCGGTTGTGGACGGGTATACGTCCTCGCGCTGGATAAGGGAGTTTGAAAAGGAACGGGGGTTGGAGCCGTGTGTCTTGGTAAGGATGCATTACGGACCGGTGGAGGATGGGCCGAGAGCAGATGTGTTTGATTACTTTTTGGATAAGCCCATTATGATGAGTAGGATCTCGGGGATTTTAAACGCAGAGAAGGAGAGGGAATTGCGGAGGGCTGGCTGTATTGGGAGTGGTTAA
- a CDS encoding polymerase (RNA) II (DNA directed) polypeptide D (similar to Metarhizium robertsii ARSEF 23 XP_007820129.1), translating to MSNQRTSRPKPPPPGNEEASATLNLGEFQNVDTLTLSEAALVLNALVARRRNDRKNVNETEMLNQTLNYLDHFARFTQKENVEAVERLLSAHKDLAKFERAQLGSLCCGDADEAKTLIPSLADKIKDEDLQDLLEEIAKLQNR from the exons ATGTCGAACCAGCGAACGTCACGGCCCAAGCCCCCTCCTCCAGGCAACGAGGAAGCATCAGCGACGCTGAACCTGGGCGAATTCCAAAACGTCGATACCCTGACTCTGTCGGAAGCCGCGCTGGTTTTGAACGCGCTGGTTGCTCGGCGGCGGAATGATCGCAAGAATGTCAACGAGACTGA GATGCTGAACCAGACGCTCAACTACCTTGACCACTTTGCCCGCTTTacccaaaaagaaaacgtGGAGGCCGTTGAACGTCTGTTGAGCGCGCACAAGGacctggccaagtttgagagAGCGCAATTAG GGTCGTTGTGCTGTGGGGATGCCGACGAGGCCAAGACTCTGATTCCCTCTCTTGCAGACAAGATTAAGGATGAGGATTTGCAAGATTTGCTGGAGGAGATTGCTAAGCTACAAAACCGATGA
- a CDS encoding NADP-dependent alcohol dehydrogenase (similar to Metarhizium acridum CQMa 102 XP_007811629.1), translating into MGVDFTVFKGSKTGDIVEATGHRDPRPTEVIVKISHCGVCGTDEHFLHQEQGLGHEGVGIITELGSAVNEVSNFKVGDRVGMGWFYKFCGTCKNCLTGHQNSCVAPQFFGTANHDQGCFGTSVAWDVSALFKIPDEIASEDAGPLMCGGATVFSPLHTSGVRPGDRVGIIGVGGLGHLAIQFASKMGMEAVVFSSSESKKEEALRFGASEFYTPADLAHPEKIDKVDILLITSSVLPDLSTYYPVLARRSQIYPLTVSMEPMNVTPMAMIMYGITIVGSGVASAGTQQAMLAFAAKHGIKPQIEKFPLTKDGVVDAMARLRDGKMRYRGVLVAPQ; encoded by the exons ATGGGCGTCGATTTCACCGTATTCAAGGGCTCCAAGACCGGCGACATTGTCGAAGCCACCGGCCACAGAGACCCTCGTCCCACCGAAGTCATTGTCAAGATCTCCCACTGCGGTGTCTGCGGAACAGACGAGcacttcctccaccaggAGCAAGGACTCGGGCACGAAGGcgtcggcatcatcaccgaGCTTGGATCCGCTGTAAATGAGGTTTCCAACTTCAAAGTCGGCGATCGTGTTGGCATGGGGTGGTTTTACAAGTTCTGCGGTACCTGCAAGAACTGCCTGACTG GCCACCAGAATAGCTGCGTCGCTCCCCAGTTCTTTGGAACCGCCAACCACGACCAAGGCTGCTTCGGCACCTCTGTTGCATGGGACGTCTCCGCCCTGTTCAAGATTCCCGACGAAATCGCCTCTGAAGATGCCGGCCCGCTGATGTGCGGCGGCGCAACTGTATTCAGTCCTCTTCACACGTCTGGCGTTCGCCCCGGCGACCGAGTTGGCAtcattggtgttggcggtCTTGGCCACTTGGCTATTCAGTTTGCATCCAAGATGGGCATGGAGGCCGTTGTCTTTTCTAGCTCAGAGtccaaaaaggaagaggcCTTGCGATTTGGCGCTTCCGAGTTTTACACGCCGGCCGACTTGGCTCATCCAGAGAAGATTGACAAGGTGGACATTTTGCTCATCACGTCGAGTGTTTTGCCAGACTTGAGCAC ATACTATCCTGTCCTCGCTCGACGATCCCAGATCTATCCCCTGACGGTTAGCATGGAGCCCATGAATGTCACGCCCATGGCAATGATCATGTATGGCATCACAATTGTCGGATCCGGAGTGGCTAGCGCTGGTACACAGCAGGCCATGttggcatttgctgccaagcACGGAATCAAGCCGCAGATTGAAAAGTTTCCTCTGACAAAGgacggtgttgttgatgcgatGGCGCGGCTGCGAGATGGCAAGATGCGGTATCGTGGTGTCCTGGTTGCGCCGCAGTGA